The following proteins are encoded in a genomic region of Nicotiana sylvestris chromosome 4, ASM39365v2, whole genome shotgun sequence:
- the LOC104217734 gene encoding uncharacterized protein — protein MDFPELWAIFGPGVSGAVFGAGWWFWVDAVVCSSVKVSFLHYLPGIFASLAALMFNCVRKEDIDYSPYDEGEWRLKLWLFIAYVVSFVSLAASVGLLIQDALGKSGPSAWTGVAGVLQCVFVLISGLIYWTSHSES, from the exons ATGGATTTTCCAGAGCTATGGGCAATATTTGGACCTGGGGTGTCCGGCGCTGTCTTCGGTGCCGGTTGGTGGTTCTGGGTTGATGCCGTCGTTTGTAGCTCCGTCAAAGTCTCTTTCCTTCATTATCTCCCAG GTATATTCGCGTCTTTGGCTGCTTTGATGTTTAATTGCGTAAGGAAAGAGGACATTGACTACTCTCCTTATGATGAAGGCGAGTGGAG GTTGAAGCTGTGGCTTTTTATTGCATATGTCGTATCCTTTGTGTCTTTGGCAGCATCAGTTGGGCTATTGATACAAGACGCACTCGGAAAATCTGGTCCTTCAGCTTGGACAGGAGTTGCAGGTGTTCTGCAATGTGTGTTTGTTTTAATCAG TGGGCTGATCTATTGGACATCACATTCAGAATCTTGA